The proteins below come from a single Triticum aestivum cultivar Chinese Spring chromosome 5D, IWGSC CS RefSeq v2.1, whole genome shotgun sequence genomic window:
- the LOC123120065 gene encoding O-fucosyltransferase 9, translated as MSVAPSARGGCGAAKAARRHQAGRVGGGRRRAAVVLLLLALAYAAGLLMFVLGGGGSVDGDGHAGVTVASLRRRRAPAPSPPPPGSVYRSHIVFKRLWPDIRDDAASASTATSASVSTSSPWRRSMLMTSRYPNSGELWMPCVKRRLIPSDLPTSNGYLIVEANGGLNQQRLSICDAVAVASLLNATLVIPIFHLNNVWRDPSKFSDIFDEDRFIGTLRQHVRVVKELPKDVLLRFNHNISSIPNMRTKAYSSPDHYVQKVLPKLMELGVVRIAPFSNRLAQSVPSNIQALRCLVNYEALRFAEPIRVLADDMVVRMMKKSSLAGGKYVSVHLRFEEDMVAFSCCTYDGGRKEKIEMENARERSWRGKFHRPGRVINPEANRRDGKCPLTPLEVGMMLRGMGFDNTTFLYVASGKIYNAAKYMAPLRQMFPLLQTKDTLALSEELAKFEGYSSRLAALDYTVCVQSEVFVTTQGGNFPHFLMGHRRYLLGGNAKTIKPDKRKLVLSFDDPNIRWSRFKHHMLEILHHSDIRGIAFRKPNDSIYTFPMPDCMCQQDGI; from the exons ATGTCCGTCGCCCCGTCGGCACGCGGCGGCTGCGGTGCCGCCAAGGCCGCGCGGCGCCACCAGGCGGGGCGCGTTGGCGGAGGGAGGCGTCGCGCCGCcgtggtcctcctcctcctcgcgctggCATACGCGGCGGGGCTGCTCATGTTCGTCTTAGGGGGCGGAGGTTCTGTCGACGGCGACGGCCACGCGGGCGTGACGGTGGCATCGTTACGGCGGCGGCGCGCGCCCGCCCCGTCCCCACCGCCGCCGGGATCGGTTTACCGCAGCCACATCGTGTTTAAGCGGCTATGGCCGGACATACGCGACGACGCCGCGTCCGCTTCGACCGCCACCTCCGCTTCCGTCTCTACCTCCTCTCCATGGCGTCGCAGCATG TTAATGACATCACGTTATCCAAATTCTGGAGAGCTATGGATGCCATGCGTCAAGAGGAGGCTGATTCCATCAG ATTTGCCGACTTCAAATGGGTATCTCATAGTTGAAGCAAATGGTGGTCTGAATCAACAGCGTCTTTCT ATCTGCGATGCAGTTGCTGTGGCCAGCTTGCTTAATGCAACTCTTGTGATCCCAATATTTCATTTGAATAACGTTTGGCGTGATCCTAG CAAATTTAGTGATATTTTTGATGAAGATCGTTTTATCGGGACACTCAGGCAACATGTAAGAGTTGTGAAGGAACTCCCAAAAGATGTTCTGCTGCGTTTCAATCATAATATAAGCAGCATACCAAATATGCGAACTAAAGCCTACTCATCCCCAGATCATTATGTTCAGAAGGTGCTTCCGAAATTAATGGAGTTAGG GGTTGTGCGCATCGCCCCATTCTCGAATAGATTGGCTCAGTCAGTTCCATCGAATATCCAGGCCTTGAGGTGTTTGGTAAACTACGAGGCTCTGCGGTTTGCCGAACCAATAAGGGTTCTTGCAGACGATATGGTTGTTCGAATGATGAAAAAGAGTTCTTTGGCTGGTGGGAAATATGTCTCGGTGCATCTCCGTTTCGAAGAG GATATGGTAGCCTTTTCATGCTGTACATATGATGGTGGCCGGAAGGAGAAAATTGAAATGGAAAATGCCCGTGAAAGGAGCTGGAGAGGGAAGTTTCACCGACCTGGTCGAGTTATCAATCCCGAGGCAAACAGAAGGGATGGGAAATGCCCACTTACTCCTCTAGAG GTTGGCATGATGCTGCGAGGCATGGGGTTTGACAATACAACCTTCCTCTACGTTGCCTCTGGTAAAATATACAATGCTGCAAAATACATGGCTCCCCTTCGCCAGATGTTCCCTCTTTTACAGACCAAGGACACTCTTGCATTGTCTGAAGAGCTTGCTAAGTTTGAG GGGTACTCTTCTCGGTTAGCAGCATTAGATTACACCGTCTGTGTTCAGAGCGAAGTGTTTGTGACGACTCAAGGGGGAAACTTCCCTCACTTTTTGATGGGACACAGGCGTTACCTGTTAGGAGGGAATGCAAAGACAATAAAACCCGACAAACGGAAGCTGGTCTTATCTTTTGACGACCCAAATATCAG ATGGAGTCGATTCAAGCACCACATGCTGGAAATACTGCACCATAGTGACATAAGGGGCATCGCATTCAGGAAACCTAATGATTCCATATACACCTTCCCAATGCCTGATTGCATGTGCCAACAAGATGGAATATGA